The Microbacterium sp. SORGH_AS_0862 region AGCAGCTCGGGCTGCGAGTCGGAGGGCAGGACCCGGTAGGTCTTCAGCACCTGGGTCATCGCCTTCTGGAAGGCCGCAGCGTTGGCCGCAGACGAGCGTACCGCAGTGGGCTGATCGAGGGTGACGGCGACGATGTACTGCGGGTCGTCCACGGGCGCCATGCCGATCATGGTCGTGAAGTAGACGCCGCTCTTGTAGCCCGAGCCGTCGGAGATCTCACCGGTACCGGTCTTCAATCCCACCCGGTAGCCGCTGATCGCCGTGGCCTTGGCGTTGCCGCCCTGCACCGCGACGTTCTCGAGCAGCTCGCGCACCTGGCTCGCCGTGCTCGCGCTCACGACCTGCGTGCTCGCACCGGCATCCGAGGCCTGGACGGTCCCGTCCGCCGTCGTGCACGATTCGACGAGCGAGAGCGGGATCTTGGTGCCGTCGTTCGCGATCGCCTGGTACGCGCCCATCAGCTGCGGCAGGGTGGTCGCGACGCCCTGACCGAACGAGGTGTTGTAGAAGGTCTGGTTGTCCCACTGGTCGACGGGACGCAGCGTCCCCTTCGCCTCGCCGGGGAAGTCCACGCCGCTGACCTGACCGATGCCGAACTTCTGCAGGTAGTCGTAACGCGTCTGAGCGGGGACCATCTCGGCGAACTTGGAGATGCCGACGTTCGAGGAGTCGATGAGGACACCCGCGAGCGTGTAGTTCAACGCCCCGTGCGGGATCGCATCCTGCACGCGTGCACCGTTGGGGAAGGTCTCGCGACCGGAGGCCGTGACCGTCGAGGTCGGCGTCGCGGCCCCGGCGTCGATCACGGTCGCCGCGGACAGCGCCTTGAACGTCGAACCCGGTTCGAACGTGCCGCGGAAGATCCGGCTGGAGCGATCCTCCGGCGCGGTCGCCGAGACGTTGTTCGGGTCGACCGTCGGCCACTCCGCGGCCGCGCGGATCTTGCCCGTCTTGGCCTCCACGACCATGATCTGCCCGTGCTGAGCACCCTGGTTGGTCGCCTGCTCCGCGATGAGCTGCTGAAGGTAGTACTGCAGGTCGCGGTCGATCGTGAGGGTGAGTGTGCCACCGTCGACGGCGGGTGTCACCTGCTCTGTGCCGGGGATGATCACGCCGTCCTTGCCCCGCTGGAAGACGCGCTCGCCCTCCGTCGGTGCGAGGCACGAGTCCTGGGCGGATTCCAGACCTTCGAGCGGCTTCCCGTCGGAGCCCACGAAGCCGACGAGGTTGCCGGCGACGGCGCCGTCGGGATACGTCCTGGCGGGATGCGGTCGCATCGTCAGGTAGGGGATGCGCAGATCGAGCAGCTGCTGGTACTTCTCGGTCGAGAGCCCGTTCTTGAGCGATGCGTACTGCGACTTCGGGTTGACGGCGAGAGCATCGGCGACGATCTTCTGCACGTCCTCGGCGCTCTGACCGGTGATCTGGGCGATCTCGCCCGCGACGGTGGGCCAATCGACCTCGACCTCGTCGCCCGCGGCATCCTTGCGCTCGATCGGCCCCACGTTGCTGGGGTCCAGTTCCGCGTCGTAGGTGAGGATGCTTCCCGCGAGGACGTTGCCGTTCTCGTCGACGATCGATCCGCGCGTGCCGTACAGGGTGGTCTTTCCGCCCATGGCGATGCGCAGGGAGTCGTCGATGTGCTCTCCGGCGTTCACGACCTGGATGTCGACCAGGCGCACCACGAAGGCGACGAGGACGGCCAGCACCACGGCCAGGGCGATGACGGTGCGGCGACGGGGGGTTCGCGTGCTTCTCGTCGTCATGGTCTCAGTGTGTGGCAGGGGTGGGCAGTCCGTCGGTCAGTGCGGGGGGTGTCGCCGGATCGGTCCCCGCGCCCGTCTCGGTCTCGGCCGCCGGCGGCGCCTGCACGCCGTTGATCGTGGCATCCGGCGCGGTGACGAGCGGAGTCTGGGTGATGAGCGCATTCGAGACGGCGCCGCGCCCCAGCGGGTCGATCGTCGAGGTGTAGGACGGATGCCTGCTGCGCCCCGAGCACCGCGCCGTCACTGAGGCGGAGGTAGCTCGGCGACTCGTTGATGACCATGCCCAGCGCTGCCGCGTTCGCGGCGAGGTATTGGGGCGAGCTGAGGCCGGCGACCTGGTCGTAGAGGATCTGCTTCTGCACCGTCAGGTCGCGCTGCTGCTGCGTCAGACTCGCGAGCTCGAAGGAGCTCTGCGTCGACAGGACCGACAGCACCATCTGCGCGCCCGCGATGGCGAGCGCCCCGGCGACGGCGATGATGCCGTACACCAGGCGGGGGCGACGTCGGCGGGCGGGCGCCTCGACGGGGCGCAGTGCGCGCTCCTGCCGGCGTCCGGTGTCGGGTCGCTGCTCGAGAGGCTCGATGGCCCAGGCTGCGCTCGTGGTGGTGCTCATACGATCTCCCGGACTCGTTCGGCGGCACGAAGTCGTACCGGGGTGGCGCGCGCGTTCGACTCGCGCTCGGCGTCGGAGGCGAGTTCGGCCCCCTTGACCAGCAGGCGGAACTGGGGTGCGTGCTCGGGCAGCTCGACGGGCAGGCC contains the following coding sequences:
- a CDS encoding penicillin-binding protein 2 — encoded protein: MTTRSTRTPRRRTVIALAVVLAVLVAFVVRLVDIQVVNAGEHIDDSLRIAMGGKTTLYGTRGSIVDENGNVLAGSILTYDAELDPSNVGPIERKDAAGDEVEVDWPTVAGEIAQITGQSAEDVQKIVADALAVNPKSQYASLKNGLSTEKYQQLLDLRIPYLTMRPHPARTYPDGAVAGNLVGFVGSDGKPLEGLESAQDSCLAPTEGERVFQRGKDGVIIPGTEQVTPAVDGGTLTLTIDRDLQYYLQQLIAEQATNQGAQHGQIMVVEAKTGKIRAAAEWPTVDPNNVSATAPEDRSSRIFRGTFEPGSTFKALSAATVIDAGAATPTSTVTASGRETFPNGARVQDAIPHGALNYTLAGVLIDSSNVGISKFAEMVPAQTRYDYLQKFGIGQVSGVDFPGEAKGTLRPVDQWDNQTFYNTSFGQGVATTLPQLMGAYQAIANDGTKIPLSLVESCTTADGTVQASDAGASTQVVSASTASQVRELLENVAVQGGNAKATAISGYRVGLKTGTGEISDGSGYKSGVYFTTMIGMAPVDDPQYIVAVTLDQPTAVRSSAANAAAFQKAMTQVLKTYRVLPSDSQPELLPKIG